From the genome of Peptoniphilus sp. ING2-D1G:
CTACAATTTTTATATTGATATTTCGTTGTTTTATGATTCCTGACAATTCTGACATAGTCTCCAACAATTTTCGTATTTGCATTCATTTTCTCGTAGGGGCGGATGCCTTCAACCGCCCGTTATATTTCGTCGGCTCATAATGTGGGACGATGAAAACATCGTCTCCTACTTGTCTATAATGTTATTTCAAATAATATTGTTAAAAATTTATCTAATTTATCAATATTTAATAGCGCTAAATTAAAATTAGTGATAGAATATTTTTAGAATGTTTATATATAAAGTATGAGAGGTGTGTTATGGATACAAAAAATCTTACTTTTAGTGTGGGCGGAGTTCATATGGATGAACATAAGGAGCTTACCGAGAAACTTCCCATAGAAGTGATGCCCGAACCTAAAATAGCCTACATACCCTTGAGCCAACACATCGGTGCACCCGCAACGGCCTTGGTGTCAAAGGGAGATAGGGTTAAAATCGGTCAGATGATCGGTAATTCAGAGGCTTTTATTTCCTGTTCAGTTCATTCCTCAATTTCAGGCACAGTTAAATCCATCGAAAAAATGTATACGGCAGATGGAAGATATTGTGACTGTGTAGTAATTGAAAATGATTTCACAGGAGAAAAGGTAGAGGCGGAACCTCTATTGAATTATGAAGATTTGACAATTGATGATGTGATTCCCTTCATAAAAAATAAGGGGATTGTAGGTATGGGTGGAGCAGGTTTCCCGCTTCATGCTAAGCTCAAAAGTGAAAATCCGATACTGGACGAATGCATAATAAACGGGTCGGAATGTGAACCCTATTTGACATGTGACCACAGGATAATGCTTGAAAGAACGGACGATATTCTTGAAGGGCTCAACATCTTTTCAAAATTTTACAACAAGGAAGTCTCCTACATGGCAATAGAAGAAAACAAACCCGACGCCATAGAAGCTATGCAAAAGAGAATATCGGAAACGGACAGGTGGAAACATATTAAGGTTGTAAGTTGTCAGACGAAATATCCTCAAGGAGATTCCAAGAGGTTGTCTGAAGCTGTAGTGGGCAGAATAGTTCCACAAAACAAAGTTACAAATGATGTCGGAGTATTCCTTACAAATGTAGGTACAACTCTGGCTTTTTATGAGGCCATGATAGAAGGAAAACCCTCTTATGAAAGAGTGATGACCGTAAGTGGTTCAGGAATAAAAAATCCCAAGAACATACTTGTTAAGATTGGCACTCCTATTGAAGATATATTGGAATTTTGCGGTGGTGTAAAGGAAGATTACATAGACTTGGTATGTGGCGGACCCATGACGGGCAAATCAGTATTTGATTTAAAATCTCCCGTTACAAAAACCACTTCAGGATTTTTGGTACTGTGTGCATCTGAAATAAACGCCGGTGAGGAAAGTCCCTGTATCAGATGTTCAAAATGCGTGGATCATTGTCCCGCCAACATCAGACCTACAGAAATTAATTTGGCAATACTCAAGGGCGATGTTGAACAATGTTCGATTTTGCATGCGGACCAATGCATGGAATGCGGTATTTGTTCCTTTGTCTGTCCTGCCAAGAGAAATCTTTCGCCTTCGATGAAGCTTGCGAAAAGAGAAATAAGAATGAATATGATGAGATCGAAATAAGGAGTAAAATATGGAAAAAAACATTAATAATGAACAAGAGATTAAGGGTTTAAGAGATGATTTTTTTGTATCGCTTGCTCCACATATCAGGTCCAATGATTCCGTAAACAAGATAATGATGGATGTAATAATTGCAATGTTTCCGATTTTAGCAGGATCTGTGTATTTTTTCGGATTAAATGCAATTAAGTTGGTGGTTGTATGCGTAGCATTTTGCGTAGCATCAGAATATTTATTTCAAAAAGCTCTTAAAAAAGATGTCAGAATCAACGATTTATCCGCTGTTGTAACAGGCATGCTCATAGCGTTCAATTTACCGGCTACAATGCCTTGGTGGATGGCGGCTTTCGGTTCTGTATTTGCAATGGTAATAGTTAAAGGATGTTTTGGAGGAATAGGTTCAAACTTTATGAACCCGGCCCTTGGAGCGAGAATTGTTCTTATGTCCTCTTGGGCAAAGGAAATGACTACTTATTCGGATCCTGTAGGATTTGGAAGTGCGGCTGATGCCATCAGTTCTGCTACTCCCCTTCAACTTATAAAGGCCGGAGATTATGCAAATCTACCGAACTTGGCGGATATGGCCATAGGAAGAATTCCCGGAGTTATCGGAGAAACATCAGCAATTTTAATATTAATAGGCGCAGCTTACTTGATCTACAGAAAGGTAATAAGACCCGATGTGCCTGTAATTTATGTTTTAACTACCGGAATAGTACTATTCGCATTGGGAATACCGGCGAATATCATTCCCTATGAATTAATGGGTGGAGGACTTTTACTGGGCGCGGTTTTCATGGCTACAGATTATTCTTCGGCTCCCATAACCAGAAAGGGCAAGATTATATTTGCACTTGGATGTGGGATTATAACAGCGGTCATAAGAGCAAAGGCATCTCTTCCCGAGGGAGTATCCTATGCGATATGCATTATGAATGTCGTAACTCCATTAATAGATAGATTAACCTTAGGTGAAGCATATGGGGAGGCGAGCAAATGAAAGAACCTATAAGATTTGGAATTGTACTTTTCTTGTTTTGCGCTATTTCTGCAGGGCTTTTAGCCGTTGTAAACGGATTTACAGCTCCGATTATCGAAGCTGCGGAACTTGAGGCAACAATGAATTCTTATAAAATCATATTCGGAGATGCGGCAGACGATTTTGAAAGATATGATGAAGCTGAAATTGCAAAAATCAAAGAAGCATATCCCGATATACAAGATATTTTCACTGCAAAAAAATCAGGTGAAGTCGTAGGATACGGAATGACCGTTACAGCAAACGGATTTGGCGGTGCTATGACCAATGCCATAGGCATAAGAACCACAGATGATAAAATAGCAGGTTTTAGAAATATAGTCCATCAAGAAACTAAAAACTTCGGAAGTTTGATTGAAGAAGAAGATTACTACACATCCTACAACGAAAAATCAGCTACAGGAGAACTCACAATCTCAAAGGAACCGCAAGGTGACAATGAAGTTCTTTGGATAAGCGGTGCCACTGTGACATCAAAAGCTGTTGTGTCGGGAAGTAACATAGTTCTTCAAGCGTATAATGAGTTTTTAAGGGAAAGCAAGTAGGGGTGAGAATATGAATACAAAAAAAGTTTTTATGAATGCTTTAGGAAAAAATAACCCTGTATTTATGCAACTCATAGGTTTGTGTTCGGTACTGGCGATAACAAATGCCTTATCGAACTCTGTAGCGATGGGTATTGCCGTAACCTTTGTTTTAATAATGAGTAATGCGGTTGTATCAATACTCAGAAAGGTGATACCCGATAAAATAAGAATTCCCTGTTTTATAGTGGTAATCGCAACCTTTGTAACCTTGGTTCAAATGATACTTCAAGCCTATGCACGACCCATATACAATGCTTTGGGAATATTTTTACCACTTATAGTTGTTAACTGTTGTATACTCGGTGAAGCTGAAGGTTTTGCCTATAAAAACAGTCTTTTGCCCTCAATTATAGACGGACTCGGAACAGGTATGGGATATATGCTCGCTGTAGTATCAATGGGAGTTATTAGGGAGTTTTTCGGATATGGAACATTGTTTAATGTACAAATCCTTCCCGAGTCTTACCCCGGAATAGGAATTATGGGTGCTCCGGCGGGTGCGTTTATATTACTGGGATTTTTAATAGCGGCATTTAGAAAAATTTTAAACAGGAGAGGTGAATAATATGTTGGAGAGTATATTTGCAATATTAATTTCAACAATTTTGGTCAATAACTATGTATTCGCTCAATTCTTGGGAATTTGTCCTTTCCTGGGAGTTTCCTCTAAAGTTGAAACCGCTACAGGAATGGGTGTAGCAGTAACCTTTGTAGTTGTGCTTTCTTCAGCGATAACATGGGTTATACAAAGATATATTTTAGATTTATTAGGATTGCAATATTTACAGACCATAGTGTTTATACTTGTAATAGCATCCCTTGTTCAATTTGTAGAAATAGTAATAAAGAAGACTTCACCGAGCTTGTATACGGCCATGGGAGTTTACCTACCGCTTATTACTACCAACTGTGTAGTACTGGGAGTTACCGTACTTAACATTCAAAACAATTACAATTTGATAGAAACGGTATTTAGCGGATTTGGAGCATCTGTCGGATTTGCCCTCGCTTTGTTATTGATGTCTTCCTTGAGAGAAAGATTGAGTTTTGCAGATGTGCCTAAAGATCTGCAGGGAGTTCCCATAGCCCTTATAAGTGCCGGGCTTATGGCGCTGTCCTTCTCAGGTTTTCAAGGTTTAGTATAGGAGGCATAGCATGGAAATTAATCAAATTATTTATCCCGTTTTAATACTTGCAGCGATAGGAGCGGCCTTCGGAGTTTTGTTATCCATAGCGTCAAGTGCATTTGCAGTCGAAGTCGACGAAAGAGTTGTAAAAGTCAGACAGGCTCTTCCGGGAGCAAACTGCGGTGCTTGCGGTTATCCGGGTTGTGACGGACTTGCTCAAGCCATAGCAGAGGGAAAAGCCCCTGTAGAAGCTTGCTTAATAGGTGGAAGTGCAGTTGCAAAGGAAATAGCTGCCCTTCTCGGCACAAACGCACTGGATGTTGAAAGGATTGTAGCAAATGTTCAATGCCAAGGAACATGCGATAAGGCAAAGGACAAATACAATTACGAAGGACTTCAGGACTGCAGACTTATTTCAGATTTTCAAAAGGGTTCAAAGGCCTGTACCTATGGATGTGTTGGCGGAGGAACATGCGTAAGCGTATGTGAATACGACGCAATCCATGTTGTTGACGGAGTTGCCGTAGTGGATAAGGAAAAATGCGTAGCTTGTAAAAAATGCGTAGCTATTTGTCCTAAGGGAATTATTTCCATGGTGCCCTACAAGGCGCAAACCGTTGTGGAATGTTTCTCAAAGGATCCCGGCAAAATTGTCAGAGCAAATTGCAGCGTAGGATGTATAGCTTGCGGAATATGCGAAAAGAACTGTCCAAAAGATGCAATTCACGTAAAGGACAACTTGGCGCAAATCGATTATGACAAGTGCATAAACTGCGGAATATGCGTTTCTAAATGCCCGACAGGTGCAATATACTGCGAATATCCTGAAAAAGTCGAAAAGATAAAACAAAGACAAAAGGAAATGGCGGAAAAGAAAAAACTCGAAAAAATAAAGCAACAGGAAACTACTAAATAATTATAAAAAACTTTAATATTTATTTTAAAGACAAGTAATTTAAAAAAACGAGTATAAGGAAAGAATTATTAAAGCTTCACGGCAAAATCAGAATTAAAAATCACATTGGCTGAGCGAGTTTGTGATTTTAGGTTGATGAGCCGATGAAGCTTTTAATTTTGTAATAGGGAGCCTTTAAATCATTTGTCTTTGTAAATTAAATGTTCTTTATTCGTCAATCGGAAGACTTCTTAATTAAGAAGTCTTTTTATATGCTTTTATAAAACATATTTTATTGTTATAATTTTATTGAGGTGTTTATGAAAAAGGGAGATTATTTAGTAATTATACTGGTGATTTTTTCTTCATTTTTCATATTTGCAAAAATAAAAAATGAAAATAATACCAAGGGCGATACTGTGGCTGTATACGTAGATTCTCAAAGGGTTGCGCAATACAATTTAAAGGTCGATGACGGAAAAATCATAGATATAAATTCAAAATACGGAAAAAATAAAATAAAAATAGAAGAGGGCAAAGTCAAAATGGTCGATTCCACTTGCAAGGATAAGGTTTGTATGCATATGAAGGCTATAGATGCAAACAACGAAACTATAATCTGCCTGCCCAACCGATTGGTCGTAAAGATTGAATCCGAATCTTCCCAAGATGTGGATGTGATATTGCAGTGAGTTTAAGAAAGCTTATTTATTTATCTCTTCTTACATCGGGAGGTTTAATACTGGGACTGTTGGAACTTAATATTCCCATGCCCATAGTCATTCCCGGAGCTAAAATCGGAATATCAAATATTATCGTCTTGGTAACCATAGTGTTTTTCGGATATGGAGAAGGAATTTTCGTGGCGGTGCTGAAAACTTTTTTGTTGGTGCTGTTGACAGGTTCCGTGTCTTCCTTCATATTTTCCTTTACAGGTACTATGCTAAGCGCCTTCGTCATGATTTTAGCTCACAGGTTTTTAAGCAGACATCTGTCCATAATAGGCATAAGCATACTGGGGGCGGTTTTTCATAACGTAGGGCAGATATTGGCGGCTGTAATGGTGCTTGAGAGTGCAAATATAATAGCTTACTTGCCCTTTTTGATGATATTTGCCATATTTACAGGCATATTCATAGGATTCAGCTCAAGAGAAGTGGTGAAGATATTAACTGAAATATACAAGGAGCGGAAATGATTATACTGGCATCACAATCGGAAAGAAGACGTGAAATACTGTCTAAATTTACCGATTTTAAGATAATAACTGAAGAAGTGGAAGAAAACAATTCGGACTATGTGGATGCAAAACAATTGGTCATGGCGCTATCCTTTGAAAAGGGAATAGGAGTTGCTTTAAAAAATCCTGAAAGTGTCGTGTTGTCCGCAGACACCGTAGTGGATTTCAAAGGAAAAATTTTGGGCAAGCCCGCCCATAGAGCAGAGGCAAAGAAAATGCTCGAAGCCCTATCGGGAGAAGCACATGAGGTATATACAGCCTATTCCATATTTCACATGACAAAAAATTTAAAATACACAAATTATGAAGTATCGAAAGTATATTTTAAAAAGCTCTCCGATGATGACATTGAAAACTATCTAAACACCGATGAATACAAAGGCAAAGCCGGAGCCTATGCAATACAGGGTTATGCTTCACTTTTTGTGGAAAGAATAGAAGGAGATTTCCTTAATATAGTAGGACTGCCCATCTCAAAGATTTCCGATGACATGAAGAAATTTTTGAATATATCTCTTATGGAAAGGGTTAAAGTTGGAAAATAAAAATTACAGGATAAAGGACTTACCTCTTGAAGACAGACCGCAAGAAAAATTGTTGAAATTAGGACCTCAGTACCTCTCAAATGCGGAACTAATAGCCTTGATAATCAGAACCGGAACAAAGACCAAGACATCGGTGGAACTTTCACAGGAAATACTCAACAGTTTTTCCTGTGATTATAAAAAACAGGGCATATCGGTTTTAAAACAAAAATCAATAAAGGACTTTTTGAGTATAAAGGGGGTCGGAGTTGCCAAGGCGGCAATGCTTATGGCTGCCGTAACCCTTGCCGACAGGATGAATTCGGAAAGTGTTTTTAAGAGAAACAGAGCCGATTCTCCCCAAAGTATTGCCCATATGGTAATGCAGGAGATGAAGGACTTGGTCGTTGAAGAATTCAGAATAGCACTTTTAAATACAAAAAAAGAAGTGATACTTATTAAGACGGTTTCAAAGGGAATACTCAACTCCACAATAGTACATCCCAGAGAGGTATTTAAAATCGCCATAGACAACAGCGCACATAGCATCATACTTCTGCACAATCATCCCTCGGGAGATTCTAAGGCCTCCCCGGATGATATAAACATCACCGGGAGGCTGTGTGAAAGCGGAAAACTTCTGGGAATTGAGGTAATAGATCACATAATCATAGGAGATGGGGAATACTTCAGTTTCAAAGAACGGGGTTTATTGTAATGAGCACAATATATATAGATAAAAATATCGATGTCGCTGTTAATTTCGACAATAAAATATTGGACATCATGGATTTAAACGATGATATTTTGAAAAACATCTACAGAGCGAGAGTTGAAAAGATCCTAAAAAATCAAAAATCAGCCTTTGTAAACTTAGGAGAAGAATACGGCTTTTTAGAACTTCCGGGCAACTGTGAACTGAGAGAACAAGACGAGATATTGGTTCAGGTAAAAAAGATAAAAGGCGACGATAAATACGTGGAATTGTCGGCGGAAATTTCCCTGGAAGGCGAGTTTATAATATTTTTTCCGGAAAAAAAATTCATTAAATATTCAAAAAAATTAAATTCAGATCCGAGAAACAAACTCAGAGAATTTGCGAAAAAAGAAAACTTAAGGGGAGTGCTCTTCAGATCAAAGGCGGAACTGGCCACAGAAGAAGATATTTTAGAGGAATACAAATCGTTGCAAAATCTTTCAGTTGACATAATTTCGCAGAGAAATAAAAGACCCACTCCTAAACTCATATACAGAAAAGACAAATTAAAATCCTTTTTAAATGCCTGCGATTTTGAAAATATACTGACGAATGATATGGAAATACACAAGAAGTATAAAAATGATTTTGATGTGAAATTTGATGACAATTTCAGAATTATTTATAATGCGGATATTTTAAGGGATTATAAAAGCCTCTTCAGCAAAAAAATTGAACTGGAGGACGGCGGCGATATTATAATTGAACAAACGGAAGCTTTGTGCAGTATTGATGTAAATTCTTCCGGATACAAGAGCAACTTAAACCACGAAGATCACATCTATAGCATAAATAAAAAAGCTGCGGAAGAAATAGCAAGACAGATAATGTTAAGAAACATTTCAGGAATAATAATCATAGATACCATAAATATGAACTCTAAAGAAAACAGAGAAAAATTACTTGCAGACTACCGAGAATATTTAAAACGGGACAATGTATTCTCCAAGGTTTACGGATATACCGCTCTGGGCTTAATAGAAATATCCAGAGAAAACAGGGGATATGCACTCATTGATAAATTAGGAGAGCAAATATGATTTTAACGGCCATGGGAGATTCCTTGGTCTACGGCTATGGAGTAGGCTGTGAAAACAGCTTTATCAACATGGACATGGAAGGGATAGAAGTAGTTAATCAGGGTATAAACGGCGACACTTCAGCAGGTGTGTTACACAGAATTGAAAACGCACCGGATGCGGATATAATCCTTGTATTTGTAGGGGTGAACGACTTTTTAATCGGAATGAGCGTGGATACCGTAACTTCAAACATAATGAAGATTTTGGAGAAAATATTCCACAGGGGCAAAAAAGCCATACTCTGCATACCTTTTTTACTGTCTGAAGAAGAGGATTTTACCAACATACTCTCCATTGCCAACAATAAAATCACAAAGTACAGAGAAAAAATTTTAGAACTTAAAGATGAAAGTCTGTTATTGATAGATTTTTACAGGGAATTGAAAAAACAGCCCGATTATTCAAGTCTGTTTTTTGACGGAATTCACCCGACGCAAAAAACTCATGATCTGATGAAGTCTATATTGATCAAATCCATGGAGGAAAAAGGATGGATACTTTAAAAAATTTTAAAATTATGGAGCTGTCAAGACGGGAAAAAATATTGGCAGGTTTACTGATATTTTTAATACTTGAATTTTTGATGTATACCTCATTCTTTTCAAAAACATCCGAGGCGATTTTAAGCGAAGAATCAAAAATCTCGGAGCTTGAAAATTCAATTGCAACAGAAAGGAAAATAATTGAAAATTCAAAGAATATAGAAAAAGAAAACAACAAACTCATCGAAGAAGAAAATATAATCAATTATGCAGATGAAAATATTGTAAATGACTTGAGATATCATGACATAGAAATTGAAAACATATCGGAGAACGAAAACTCGAAGAGATTGGAAATGACCCTTGACAAGGGAAATATTCAGAAGATAAACAAATTGTCGCAATATTTTGCATATGACGATTTTTATGCATTGCGAACAGAAGAAGACATCTATAAAGTCGTGCTCAATATAAAAAATGAAAAAACGGACACTGTACTTCCCATAATGGTGGCAAAGGAAGAAATAGATGCCAGCATAGATTTGAAGAGGGAATATTTTAAAGATGTACTTGCTGAAAATCCAACGGAGACTGAAGAAGAGAAAAAGCCTGTGCCGGAAAAGACGGAAAAATTCCAAAGGGAAGAAAAAATTTCAGATGTTAAACAAACTGCAGAAACAGAGGAAAAAGTTATTTCAGGATCCTTGTTGCCGGATGCGGGCAAAACTCAGTATCAATCGGGAGAGCTACTTCCCGATGACATAAGTATTAATACTGAATCCCTGAGTCTATCCTATGACCACGCAAACTATGCTCGGTTGTACGCAGAGGGAGATACTGTGATATTAAATTATGAAATACAAGTATCGGAGGGCGCAAGTGAATTCATTATTTTATTTGATTATTCAGTGGATGTGCAGAGCTTAAAACTTGAAACGGAATTGCCCGAAAGATTTCAAGGAGAGGTGGGCTACTACAACGGAAATAAAATTCCCTTTCAAAATTTCAGCACAGAAAGAAGCAGTATAATTTACAGATCTGAAAACATAAAGGGTTTACAGGGATTATACTACAGATTAGACGGGGCATATGGACAGATAGGTCAAATAAGAATCAAAAACATAGAGGGAGTAATTTGAAAAAGGGTTTTACATTAATCGAGCTTGTAATTTCCATAGCCATAATCTCAACTTTAATTACAATAGCGATGTTGAGCTTCAGAACAGTGGAAAGCACAGAGGCGAAGAGGGACTTAAAGGAAATTGTAAACCGCATAAAATTCGCCAGAAACATGGCAATTTCAGAAAAAGCTCAATCTGAGGTAAACTTCATGGAAAACAACTCCTATGAAGTGATATGCAAGGATTACAGAGAAACCTTCAATTACAGCGAAGGATTAAAATTACTCAATACTGAAGCTATAAAACTCAAATTTACAATTAAGGGAGTATCAAGCAAAGATACAGCTCAGACCCTTTATTTTAAAATCAAAGACAAAATTTACGAAGTCACAATTGAGCCTGTCACGGGAAAGGTGAATTTGAAGATATGAAAAAAGGATTTATTTTAATGGATGTTTTGCTTTCCACAGCCTTTTTACTCATCATAGCAACAGCGCTCTTGCCTTCCTTTACAAATATTTTCAAAAACAGAAAAGATGTGGAGGACAGACTTGAATTGTACAATGCGGCGAAAAATCAAATGGAGCTCATAACAGCCGCAAGCTACGGCGGACATGGTTACTACGAGATAATTCTCGCCGAAGAATACGAGTATACATTGGATAAAGTACCCCTGTCGGAAAATCTCAGCAAATATGTTTTAAAGGTAAAAAATGAAAAAGACCATGAAATTAAAATCGAAAAAATATTACAGAACAAAAGGCTTCACTCTCATTGAATTGGTATTTTCCATAGCTTTGGTGGCGGTTGTGTTTTCAACGCTTACTTCAGTTTTAAATTTCTCCTTTAAAATGTCAGGCGCAGTAAACACCAAGGATGAAATTTTTCAGGAGTCCTATTTCACTGAGAATTTTTTGTATGACGAAATATCTTCGGCGGACTACATAGTTCAAAACACAAAACCAGGCACCTTGGGATTTACCATAATCAAACTCACAGGTGTAGATGACGGAGAAAAAAACACAGGATACAGATACACCTATTATTCTCTTAAGGACAACAGATTGAGGAGACATTCAATAAATACCAAGAATAAATTGGAGGATGGGTACCCGTTAAATAGAATGGGTGTAAACAACATCATTTCCGGAGTGGAAAACATCAATTGCCAATTCACCAAGGAAAAAATAACCATAGAAATATTTTATAATCGAAGGGGAATAAAGGACAGCAGCAGTATAATTGTAGCAAACAGAACATTTGAGGAATTCGATAATTGAAAAAAAGAGGATTTACTTACATAGTAACAATTATAATAGTGACTTTGATAATCCTTGGACTCAGCCTGTTGATCTCCAACTTAAAGGACGAATTATTAATAGTAAAAAACCAAAGGGACAGCATTCAGGCCGATGCCTATGCCGAATCTATGATAAATATAGCCCTGTCGGATAAGAGGTTTACCAATTGCCTGGAAGATATCTATCATGGAAAAAGTAAATCCATGCAGATAGCTCCAGCCCATATAATAGATGAGCTTGACAGTTCTAAAATCACTCTCAAATTGGATAAC
Proteins encoded in this window:
- a CDS encoding DNA repair proteins (UPF0758 was previously known as the radC family. The name was assigned according to the radC102 mutant of E. coli which was later demonstrated to be an allele of the transcription-repair-coupling factor recG. The function of the UPF0758 remains to be determined; High confidence in function and specificity) — its product is MENKNYRIKDLPLEDRPQEKLLKLGPQYLSNAELIALIIRTGTKTKTSVELSQEILNSFSCDYKKQGISVLKQKSIKDFLSIKGVGVAKAAMLMAAVTLADRMNSESVFKRNRADSPQSIAHMVMQEMKDLVVEEFRIALLNTKKEVILIKTVSKGILNSTIVHPREVFKIAIDNSAHSIILLHNHPSGDSKASPDDINITGRLCESGKLLGIEVIDHIIIGDGEYFSFKERGLL
- a CDS encoding ribonucleases G and E (Ribonuclease E and Ribonuclease G are related enzymes that cleave a wide variety of RNAs; High confidence in function and specificity), whose translation is MSTIYIDKNIDVAVNFDNKILDIMDLNDDILKNIYRARVEKILKNQKSAFVNLGEEYGFLELPGNCELREQDEILVQVKKIKGDDKYVELSAEISLEGEFIIFFPEKKFIKYSKKLNSDPRNKLREFAKKENLRGVLFRSKAELATEEDILEEYKSLQNLSVDIISQRNKRPTPKLIYRKDKLKSFLNACDFENILTNDMEIHKKYKNDFDVKFDDNFRIIYNADILRDYKSLFSKKIELEDGGDIIIEQTEALCSIDVNSSGYKSNLNHEDHIYSINKKAAEEIARQIMLRNISGIIIIDTINMNSKENREKLLADYREYLKRDNVFSKVYGYTALGLIEISRENRGYALIDKLGEQI
- a CDS encoding putative arylesterase (This entry represents the SGNH hydrolase-type esterase domain, which has a similar fold to flavoproteins, namely a three-layer alpha/beta/alpha structure, where the beta-sheets are composed of five parallel strands. Enzymes containing this domain act as esterases and lipases, but have little sequence homology to true lipases; Family membership), which encodes MILTAMGDSLVYGYGVGCENSFINMDMEGIEVVNQGINGDTSAGVLHRIENAPDADIILVFVGVNDFLIGMSVDTVTSNIMKILEKIFHRGKKAILCIPFLLSEEEDFTNILSIANNKITKYREKILELKDESLLLIDFYRELKKQPDYSSLFFDGIHPTQKTHDLMKSILIKSMEEKGWIL
- a CDS encoding putative membrane protein (Hypothetical protein), with the protein product MDTLKNFKIMELSRREKILAGLLIFLILEFLMYTSFFSKTSEAILSEESKISELENSIATERKIIENSKNIEKENNKLIEEENIINYADENIVNDLRYHDIEIENISENENSKRLEMTLDKGNIQKINKLSQYFAYDDFYALRTEEDIYKVVLNIKNEKTDTVLPIMVAKEEIDASIDLKREYFKDVLAENPTETEEEKKPVPEKTEKFQREEKISDVKQTAETEEKVISGSLLPDAGKTQYQSGELLPDDISINTESLSLSYDHANYARLYAEGDTVILNYEIQVSEGASEFIILFDYSVDVQSLKLETELPERFQGEVGYYNGNKIPFQNFSTERSSIIYRSENIKGLQGLYYRLDGAYGQIGQIRIKNIEGVI
- a CDS encoding Hypothetical protein (Family membership), which codes for MKKGFTLIELVISIAIISTLITIAMLSFRTVESTEAKRDLKEIVNRIKFARNMAISEKAQSEVNFMENNSYEVICKDYRETFNYSEGLKLLNTEAIKLKFTIKGVSSKDTAQTLYFKIKDKIYEVTIEPVTGKVNLKI
- a CDS encoding putative membrane protein (Hypothetical protein), producing the protein MDVLLSTAFLLIIATALLPSFTNIFKNRKDVEDRLELYNAAKNQMELITAASYGGHGYYEIILAEEYEYTLDKVPLSENLSKYVLKVKNEKDHEIKIEKILQNKRLHSH
- a CDS encoding Hypothetical protein (Family membership) encodes the protein MKLKSKKYYRTKGFTLIELVFSIALVAVVFSTLTSVLNFSFKMSGAVNTKDEIFQESYFTENFLYDEISSADYIVQNTKPGTLGFTIIKLTGVDDGEKNTGYRYTYYSLKDNRLRRHSINTKNKLEDGYPLNRMGVNNIISGVENINCQFTKEKITIEIFYNRRGIKDSSSIIVANRTFEEFDN